One window from the genome of Helicobacter pylori encodes:
- a CDS encoding MFS transporter, producing MRFLGLFIVLPVISLYADSFHSSSPLLVGLAVGGAYLTQIIFQTPMGILSDKIGRKVVVMVCLLLFLAGSLVCFIANDIVWLVIGRFIQGMGALGGVVSAMVADEVKEEERTKAMAIMGAFIFISFTISMAIGPGVVAFFGGAKWLFLLTAILTLLSLLMLLKVKDAPKISYQIKNIKAYQPNSKALYLLYISSFFEKAFMTLIFVLIPLALVNEFHKDESFLILVYVPGALLGVLSMGIASVMAEKYNKPKGVMLSGVLLFIVSYLCLFLADSSFLGKYLWLFILGVAFFFIGFATLEPIMQSLASKFAKANEKGKVLGQFTTFGYLGSFVGGVSGGLSYHHLGVSNTSLIVVALGLIWGLSLFLLNNPSKQKNVYFPLDAYNEEQFETLRDKIIEWYVNISEEIIIVKYNSDHISEEEIIRLARNFRK from the coding sequence TTGCGGTTTTTAGGGCTTTTTATTGTTTTGCCTGTCATTAGTTTGTATGCGGATAGTTTCCATTCAAGCAGCCCCTTACTCGTGGGGTTGGCTGTGGGCGGAGCGTATCTCACGCAAATTATTTTTCAAACCCCCATGGGCATTCTTAGCGATAAAATCGGCCGTAAAGTGGTGGTTATGGTGTGCTTGTTGTTGTTTTTAGCTGGATCGTTAGTGTGCTTTATAGCGAATGATATTGTTTGGCTCGTTATAGGGCGCTTCATTCAAGGCATGGGGGCTTTAGGGGGGGTTGTTAGCGCGATGGTGGCGGATGAGGTGAAAGAAGAAGAGCGCACCAAAGCGATGGCGATCATGGGGGCGTTTATTTTCATTAGCTTCACCATAAGCATGGCGATAGGCCCTGGGGTTGTGGCGTTTTTTGGGGGGGCAAAATGGCTCTTCTTGCTCACGGCGATCTTAACTTTATTGAGTTTGTTGATGCTTTTAAAAGTTAAAGACGCTCCTAAAATTTCTTACCAAATCAAAAACATAAAAGCTTACCAACCCAACTCTAAAGCCTTGTATCTTTTATACATAAGTTCTTTTTTTGAAAAAGCGTTCATGACACTTATTTTTGTGCTGATCCCTTTAGCCTTAGTGAATGAATTTCATAAAGATGAAAGTTTTTTAATCTTAGTGTATGTGCCTGGAGCCTTATTAGGGGTTTTAAGCATGGGGATAGCGAGCGTTATGGCTGAAAAATACAATAAGCCTAAAGGGGTGATGCTTTCTGGCGTATTATTGTTTATTGTGAGTTATTTGTGCTTGTTTTTAGCCGACTCTAGCTTTTTAGGGAAATATTTATGGCTCTTTATTCTTGGGGTGGCGTTTTTCTTTATTGGCTTTGCCACCTTAGAGCCTATCATGCAATCTTTAGCGTCTAAATTCGCTAAAGCAAACGAAAAAGGCAAGGTTTTAGGGCAATTCACTACTTTTGGCTATTTAGGGAGCTTTGTTGGGGGCGTGAGCGGGGGGTTGAGCTACCATCATTTAGGCGTTTCTAACACAAGCTTAATCGTTGTAGCTTTAGGGCTTATTTGGGGGCTATCGCTCTTTTTACTCAACAACCCTTCCAAGCAAAAAAATGTCTATTTCCCCTTAGACGCTTATAATGAGGAACAATTTGAAACTTTAAGGGACAAAATCATTGAATGGTATGTTAATATTAGCGAAGAAATCATTATTGTGAAATATAATTCCGATCACATTAGCGAAGAAGAAATCATTCGCTTAGCGCGAAACTTTAGAAAATAA
- a CDS encoding tRNA 2-thiocytidine(32) synthetase TtcA: MAYEISKKVLHIVGKTNAAYKLIEEGDKILLGLSGGKDSIMLACILARMQKHAPFKFDFKAVTVHYGLGEDLKWLSDLCQEQGIEHEIIYTQIAATINEKRREKSSFCSFCSRLRRGTLYSKALEEGYNKVAIAHHLDDAVESFFMNFTYNGSLRSMPPIYRAENGLLVIRPLIKVREASSIHFVTSQNIPVAPDCNCPAKQPTSDKPPIARLATKNFLKEMQNLHPRFFDSLENAFNNVQASSFSDARYLDA; this comes from the coding sequence ATGGCCTATGAAATTTCCAAAAAAGTCTTACACATTGTAGGCAAGACCAACGCCGCTTACAAACTCATAGAAGAAGGCGATAAAATCTTGTTAGGATTGAGCGGGGGTAAGGATTCTATCATGCTCGCTTGCATCTTAGCCAGGATGCAAAAACATGCCCCTTTCAAATTTGATTTTAAAGCGGTTACCGTGCATTATGGTTTGGGCGAAGATTTAAAATGGTTGAGCGATTTGTGCCAAGAGCAAGGCATTGAGCATGAGATCATTTACACCCAAATCGCTGCCACCATCAACGAAAAACGCCGTGAAAAAAGCTCGTTTTGTTCGTTTTGTTCTCGTTTGAGGCGAGGGACTTTGTATTCTAAGGCTTTAGAAGAAGGCTATAATAAAGTCGCTATCGCGCACCATTTAGATGACGCCGTAGAGAGCTTTTTTATGAATTTCACTTATAACGGGAGTTTAAGGAGCATGCCCCCCATTTATAGGGCTGAAAACGGCTTATTGGTGATCCGCCCTTTGATTAAGGTTCGAGAAGCTAGTAGCATTCATTTTGTCACTTCTCAAAATATCCCTGTTGCTCCTGATTGCAATTGCCCAGCCAAACAGCCCACCTCTGATAAGCCTCCTATCGCGCGATTAGCCACTAAAAATTTCTTAAAAGAAATGCAAAACTTGCACCCTCGTTTCTTTGATAGCTTAGAAAATGCGTTCAATAATGTCCAAGCGAGCAGCTTTAGCGACGCTAGATATTTAGACGCTTAA
- a CDS encoding cation:proton antiporter — protein sequence MHAEFFTFALIMLLIVIAPYMSRISRLPITVVEILFGSVGAYVGFIEPTKGFEIMSEIGFLFLMFLCGLEVEIYLFKKLGVSLLKRIFAYLLILYTLSFILTFSLNLEPIFMVIFPIISLGMIMTLVKDYRKEILWLDLVLKVGVIGELLSIFGLVVVDGVYSHGLGMDLIKDLGILIVFLILIIVAFQIFKTLFWWFPHLKLFVMPKSSQFNQDVRFSLMLFFSLVAIVVWLKIEMVLGAFLAGLVVSTFFPHKSELIHKLNDVGFGFFVPLFFIHVGSTLDLKLVFLNPHLILQGILIVIAMLSLHLITSTLLWRKYFKEAKHLFSFALGASMPLTFLVTTAAVGLKAQAISQNTYYALLMAAIFEGVLFTIAIKILNKKA from the coding sequence ATGCATGCAGAATTTTTCACTTTCGCGCTCATTATGCTTTTAATCGTAATAGCTCCCTATATGTCTAGAATCTCTCGTTTGCCTATCACGGTCGTGGAGATTTTATTTGGGTCTGTTGGGGCGTATGTGGGTTTTATTGAGCCAACTAAAGGCTTTGAAATCATGTCCGAAATTGGCTTTTTATTTTTAATGTTTTTATGCGGTTTGGAAGTGGAGATTTATTTGTTTAAAAAATTAGGGGTTTCTCTTTTAAAACGCATTTTTGCTTATCTGTTGATTTTATACACGCTTTCGTTCATTCTTACTTTTAGCCTTAATTTAGAGCCTATTTTCATGGTGATTTTCCCTATTATCAGTTTGGGTATGATTATGACTTTAGTCAAAGATTATCGTAAAGAGATTTTGTGGCTTGATTTGGTTTTGAAAGTGGGCGTTATTGGGGAATTGTTAAGCATTTTTGGTTTGGTGGTCGTGGATGGGGTGTATTCGCATGGTTTGGGCATGGATTTGATTAAAGATTTAGGCATTCTCATTGTTTTTTTAATCTTAATCATCGTGGCGTTTCAAATCTTTAAGACTTTGTTTTGGTGGTTCCCGCATTTAAAGCTTTTTGTGATGCCTAAAAGCAGTCAGTTTAATCAAGATGTGCGTTTTTCGCTCATGCTCTTTTTTTCCTTGGTTGCGATCGTGGTGTGGCTCAAAATAGAAATGGTTTTGGGGGCGTTTTTGGCGGGGTTAGTCGTTTCTACTTTTTTCCCTCACAAATCAGAATTGATCCACAAGCTCAATGATGTGGGTTTTGGGTTTTTTGTGCCTTTATTTTTCATCCATGTAGGCTCTACTTTAGACTTAAAATTAGTGTTTTTAAACCCGCATTTGATCCTCCAAGGGATATTGATTGTCATAGCGATGTTGAGTTTGCACTTGATCACTTCAACCTTATTGTGGCGCAAATACTTTAAAGAAGCTAAGCATTTATTTTCATTCGCTTTAGGGGCTTCTATGCCTTTAACTTTTTTAGTAACCACCGCAGCAGTGGGTTTAAAAGCGCAAGCAATCTCGCAAAACACCTACTACGCGTTGCTCATGGCAGCTATTTTTGAAGGGGTATTGTTCACCATTGCGATCAAAATACTCAACAAAAAAGCTTAA